The following are encoded in a window of Pseudalgibacter alginicilyticus genomic DNA:
- a CDS encoding pyruvate carboxylase — protein sequence MKIKKVLVANRGEIAIRIFRACTEINIKTVGIYTFEDRYSLHRYKADESYQIGEDNEPLKPYLNIHAIVKIALDNGVDAIHPGYGFLSENADFAQACEDNGIIFIGPKVSVLKSLGDKITAKTVAVANDIPIIKSNDKTLKDIDTALSEAKKIGYPLMLKAASGGGGRGMRVIRTEDELKRAFNESKREALNAFGDDTVFLEKFVENPKHIEIQIVADNHGNTVHLFERDCSVQRRYQKVIEFAPSFGLSDDTKQALYTYAINICKAVNYNNIGTVEFLVDDDASIYFIEVNPRVQVEHTVTEVITNIDLIKTQIFIAGGYKLSDEQIKIPNQNAITISGFALQCRITTEDPQNDFKPDYGTVSAYRSASGFGIRLDAGSIYQGAIISPFFDSMLVKVTAHGRTLDGASRKIRRALAEFRIRGVKTNMPFLDNILKHETFRQGKVTVNFIKSNPDLFIFKAPKNRATKLITYLGDIVVNGNSDVKKIDHSKSFVKPKIPKFDSNIEYPQGTKDLLTKLGPEKFSEWLKNEKKVHFTDTTMRDAHQSLLATRMRTYDMLKVAEGYAKNHPNIFSMEVWGGATFDVCLRFLQENPWERLRMLRKAMPNLLLQMLIRGSNGVGYKAYSDNIIGEFVEQSWENGVDIFRIFDSLNWMKSLAPCIEHVRTRTEGLAEGSICYTNDILNPENTKYNLKYYIDLAKEIESAGAHILGVKDMAGLLKPYAAYELISALKSEINIPIHLHTHDTSSIQSATYLKAIEAGVDVIDVALGGMSGLTSQPNFNSIVEMLKFQDRASSINIDSLNEYSNYWESVREYYYPFESGLKSGSGEVFKHEIPGGQYSNLKPQAQALGLEDRFHEITKMYGEVNKLFGDIVKVTPSSKVVGDMAQYLVSNNLTIQDVIERGDSISFPQSVVDLFKGELGQPVGGFPEKLQKLILKDQKPYTDRPNAHIPPLDIDAEYKAFKKIFEYDLSRKIDFTDFLSYQLYPKVFTDAFNKHLKYDNLMNLPTKNFFYGMELGEEIIVELDKGKTLLITLESIGKANDEGFVTVYFKVNGQGRIVKIKDHSIKVDKIENIKADKTDDNQIGAPLQGMLSTILVKQGDKVIKNQPLFIIEAMKMETTITAATDATVKKIVLETGFMVNSEDLVIILK from the coding sequence TTGAAAATTAAAAAAGTATTAGTCGCCAATCGAGGTGAAATTGCAATCAGGATTTTTAGAGCCTGTACTGAAATCAATATTAAAACTGTTGGAATATACACTTTTGAAGACAGATATTCCCTCCATAGATATAAAGCTGACGAGTCTTATCAAATAGGCGAAGACAACGAACCTCTAAAACCTTATTTAAACATTCATGCTATTGTAAAAATAGCACTTGACAATGGTGTAGATGCCATACACCCTGGTTATGGTTTTTTATCTGAAAATGCTGATTTTGCACAAGCCTGTGAGGACAATGGTATTATTTTCATAGGACCAAAGGTATCTGTTTTAAAATCATTAGGTGATAAAATCACAGCCAAAACAGTAGCTGTTGCTAATGATATTCCTATTATTAAAAGTAATGACAAAACACTAAAGGACATTGACACAGCTTTATCCGAAGCTAAAAAGATTGGATACCCTTTAATGCTTAAAGCAGCTTCTGGTGGTGGCGGACGCGGTATGCGTGTTATAAGAACAGAAGATGAATTAAAAAGAGCTTTTAATGAAAGTAAGCGTGAAGCTTTAAATGCTTTTGGAGACGATACTGTGTTTTTAGAAAAGTTTGTTGAAAACCCAAAACATATTGAAATTCAAATTGTAGCAGATAACCATGGCAATACTGTTCATCTATTTGAACGCGATTGTTCGGTACAAAGACGCTATCAAAAGGTTATTGAATTTGCGCCTTCTTTTGGATTAAGTGATGATACAAAACAAGCATTATACACTTATGCCATTAACATATGTAAAGCTGTAAATTATAATAACATTGGTACTGTTGAATTTTTGGTAGATGATGATGCTTCAATTTACTTTATTGAAGTAAACCCAAGAGTACAAGTAGAACATACAGTTACTGAAGTTATAACCAATATAGATTTAATAAAAACTCAGATATTTATTGCTGGTGGTTACAAACTTTCAGATGAGCAAATAAAAATACCTAACCAAAATGCTATAACAATAAGTGGTTTTGCTCTACAATGTAGAATTACAACCGAAGACCCACAAAACGATTTTAAACCCGATTACGGAACTGTTTCTGCATACCGAAGCGCTTCTGGCTTTGGTATACGTCTAGATGCAGGAAGCATCTATCAAGGGGCTATTATTTCACCATTTTTTGACTCTATGCTTGTAAAAGTAACGGCACACGGAAGAACTTTAGATGGTGCCAGTAGAAAAATTCGTCGTGCCTTGGCAGAATTTAGAATTAGAGGTGTAAAAACAAACATGCCTTTTCTTGATAATATTTTAAAACATGAAACTTTTAGACAAGGAAAAGTAACGGTAAACTTCATCAAATCTAATCCAGATTTATTTATATTTAAAGCTCCAAAAAACAGGGCAACTAAATTAATAACTTATTTAGGAGACATTGTTGTAAACGGAAATAGTGATGTAAAAAAAATCGATCATTCTAAAAGCTTCGTAAAACCTAAAATACCAAAATTTGATTCAAACATTGAATATCCCCAAGGCACCAAAGATTTACTAACTAAATTAGGTCCAGAAAAATTCTCAGAGTGGCTAAAAAATGAAAAGAAAGTTCATTTTACAGATACCACTATGCGAGATGCTCACCAAAGTTTATTAGCAACTAGAATGCGTACGTACGATATGCTAAAAGTTGCAGAAGGCTACGCCAAAAACCATCCAAATATTTTTAGTATGGAAGTTTGGGGTGGTGCCACTTTTGATGTTTGTTTAAGATTTCTTCAAGAAAACCCATGGGAAAGGCTACGTATGTTACGAAAAGCCATGCCTAATTTACTATTACAAATGCTTATTAGAGGTTCAAATGGTGTAGGTTACAAAGCCTATTCAGACAATATTATAGGAGAGTTTGTTGAACAATCTTGGGAAAATGGTGTGGATATTTTTAGAATTTTTGACTCACTAAACTGGATGAAATCTTTAGCTCCTTGTATAGAACATGTTCGTACCCGAACCGAAGGTTTAGCCGAAGGCTCTATTTGTTATACCAATGACATTTTAAATCCAGAAAACACCAAATACAACCTTAAATACTATATCGATCTTGCAAAAGAAATTGAGAGCGCTGGTGCTCATATTTTGGGTGTAAAAGACATGGCTGGTTTATTAAAACCATATGCAGCCTATGAGCTTATTTCAGCATTAAAATCTGAAATCAACATCCCAATTCACTTACATACTCACGATACCTCATCCATACAATCTGCTACTTATTTAAAAGCTATTGAAGCAGGTGTTGATGTTATTGACGTAGCATTAGGAGGCATGTCTGGACTAACATCGCAGCCCAACTTCAATTCTATTGTTGAAATGTTAAAGTTCCAAGATAGAGCAAGTTCTATTAATATTGATTCATTAAATGAATATTCTAATTATTGGGAATCCGTAAGAGAATACTATTACCCATTTGAATCTGGTTTAAAATCTGGTTCCGGCGAGGTATTTAAACACGAAATACCAGGAGGTCAATATTCCAACCTAAAACCACAGGCACAAGCATTAGGATTGGAAGATCGTTTTCATGAAATCACCAAAATGTATGGTGAAGTCAATAAACTTTTTGGAGATATTGTTAAAGTGACCCCAAGTTCTAAAGTGGTAGGTGATATGGCTCAGTACCTGGTCAGTAACAACTTAACCATTCAAGATGTGATAGAACGAGGAGACAGTATTTCTTTTCCGCAATCTGTAGTTGATTTATTTAAAGGCGAGTTAGGTCAGCCAGTTGGAGGTTTCCCTGAAAAACTTCAAAAATTAATTCTAAAAGACCAAAAACCATATACTGATAGACCCAATGCACACATACCCCCTTTGGACATTGATGCAGAATACAAAGCTTTCAAAAAAATATTTGAATATGATTTGAGTCGCAAAATTGATTTTACTGATTTTTTATCTTACCAACTTTACCCTAAAGTGTTTACAGATGCCTTCAATAAGCATTTAAAATACGATAACCTTATGAATCTTCCAACAAAAAATTTCTTTTACGGCATGGAATTAGGAGAAGAAATTATTGTTGAATTAGACAAAGGTAAAACACTCCTTATTACATTAGAATCTATAGGAAAAGCTAATGATGAAGGTTTTGTAACCGTATACTTTAAAGTAAACGGACAAGGTAGAATAGTAAAAATAAAAGACCACTCCATTAAAGTAGATAAAATTGAAAACATAAAAGCCGATAAAACTGATGACAATCAAATTGGGGCACCTCTGCAAGGTATGTTATCAACCATTTTAGTTAAACAAGGTGACAAAGTAATAAAAAACCAACCTCTATTTATTATAGAGGCCATGAAAATGGAAACCACTATTACAGCTGCAACTGATGCTACAGTAAAGAAAATAGTTTTAGAAACTGGATTTATGGTTAATTCTGAAGACTTAGTTATTATTTTGAAATAA
- a CDS encoding chondroitinase-B domain-containing protein → MKKITTFLLFLFTLSTIGQNMTYNIDDPKDLQKTFYQPGDHIILKNGIYDTDGRAVFMGSGTAENPIVFRAETPGGVIFTGGMQLNIGGETDDTTGEILATGEYLIVDGFHWKGGYGSSSVIEFRNSYDHARNSTIQNCVMDGLGVDINDTEIGVSEKHNWIQMYGYFNTVINCSFMNKVTSGNMILVDLAYNEWAPPHREPEEGEPDNGYQTVNTSCNTVGHTISNNYFYNYQKVNSSYENSGDSETIRIGTSSNQNIHSGTTVSNNYFVQADGENEIITNKSKYNKYINNTFRRSRGSLVLRHGSHATVEGNYFLGENVDGTGGIRIVDSNHTITNNYIQDCITIIDQAKWNNGITFMGGKAAAAVDCNSSSMSNGYQKSENINLSNNTIINTNAPLFYNVNTDHDNNVTGTISNNLIYFTPSYPAEKLTPVISGDTPTSYSDIGTNAALTYTGNVYTGTTLGATNTGFEEKTEIIANLIPNGDIFTFSGTGYEGKGADMGAYTPITDDMVGYGIGACFTNNLGVNIFDGDCSIEIPESIVISNLQPLSNAEANYDITVNANVGWTAVSNNDWITIDISAGTGDATISVSVTQNTETSSRVGSITFTQVAGGSDIVRNLTITQEGISLTDLYNLINTGESGDLVKVFSYSKQEDKEGKTNIATNTLDKNFNTVWAADDDSVPTGDYKSDGEYVIYNLNDEYKLDLIQIATDDKADPYGLQIWVSTTGTDPSDFTMVLPTSGDLLITTTTGIREAYDQYEVSTNARYVKLIVFGRFNGTADTRKSQWSNISEIEFYGTSTTLSTHDFSVNNIILFPNPVSNGLLYLNKQSIDFDELTIYNVSGKTILTKKLNSSLKKESIDISSISEGLYFVEVKKGSFRSVNKIVVSKQ, encoded by the coding sequence ATGAAAAAAATTACTACTTTTTTGTTATTTCTGTTCACCTTATCTACAATAGGACAAAACATGACTTATAACATTGATGACCCAAAAGATTTACAAAAAACATTTTACCAACCAGGAGATCATATTATATTAAAAAATGGCATCTACGATACCGATGGCCGTGCAGTATTTATGGGTTCAGGAACTGCTGAAAACCCTATAGTCTTTAGAGCGGAAACACCAGGAGGTGTAATCTTTACTGGAGGCATGCAACTAAACATAGGTGGAGAGACTGATGATACTACAGGTGAAATACTTGCAACTGGCGAATATTTGATAGTTGATGGTTTTCATTGGAAAGGAGGCTACGGCTCTAGTAGCGTTATAGAATTTAGAAATAGTTATGATCACGCACGTAATAGCACCATCCAAAATTGTGTGATGGATGGTTTAGGGGTAGACATAAATGATACTGAAATAGGAGTCAGTGAAAAACATAACTGGATTCAGATGTATGGGTATTTCAATACTGTAATTAACTGTTCGTTTATGAATAAAGTAACTTCTGGAAATATGATTTTGGTGGATTTAGCATATAATGAATGGGCACCACCACATAGAGAGCCAGAAGAAGGCGAACCAGATAACGGATATCAAACAGTTAATACAAGCTGCAATACAGTGGGGCATACCATTAGTAATAATTATTTCTATAACTATCAAAAAGTGAATTCTTCTTATGAAAACTCAGGAGATAGTGAAACAATACGTATAGGTACAAGTTCTAATCAGAACATTCATAGTGGCACGACAGTTAGTAACAACTATTTTGTTCAAGCTGATGGCGAAAACGAAATTATTACAAATAAAAGCAAGTACAATAAATATATTAATAACACCTTCCGAAGGTCTAGAGGTTCTCTGGTACTCAGACATGGTTCTCACGCTACCGTAGAAGGCAACTATTTTTTAGGGGAAAATGTAGATGGTACAGGGGGAATTAGAATTGTTGATAGTAATCATACGATTACCAATAATTACATTCAAGATTGTATAACAATTATTGATCAAGCTAAATGGAATAATGGTATAACATTTATGGGTGGTAAAGCGGCAGCTGCAGTTGATTGTAATTCATCAAGCATGTCAAATGGTTATCAAAAATCAGAAAACATCAACCTTTCTAATAATACAATTATAAATACCAATGCGCCTTTGTTTTATAACGTAAATACAGATCATGACAACAATGTTACAGGAACAATTTCAAATAACTTAATTTATTTTACACCCTCATACCCTGCAGAAAAACTAACTCCAGTTATTTCTGGTGACACTCCAACTTCTTACTCTGATATTGGTACAAATGCCGCGTTAACTTATACTGGTAATGTTTATACTGGAACTACCTTGGGAGCAACAAATACTGGTTTTGAAGAAAAAACTGAAATTATAGCTAATCTAATACCTAATGGTGACATTTTTACTTTTTCAGGGACTGGATATGAGGGTAAAGGTGCAGACATGGGAGCTTATACACCAATAACTGATGATATGGTTGGCTACGGCATAGGAGCTTGTTTTACAAATAATTTAGGTGTTAATATATTTGATGGCGATTGCTCCATTGAAATACCTGAATCTATAGTTATAAGCAATTTACAACCTCTCTCCAATGCTGAAGCTAATTATGATATTACTGTAAATGCCAATGTAGGTTGGACTGCCGTTTCAAACAACGATTGGATTACTATAGATATAAGCGCTGGTACTGGAGATGCCACTATTTCTGTTTCGGTTACTCAAAACACAGAAACAAGTAGTAGAGTTGGTTCAATTACTTTCACACAAGTTGCTGGAGGTAGTGATATTGTTAGAAACTTAACTATTACACAAGAAGGTATAAGTTTAACAGATTTATATAATTTAATTAATACGGGTGAATCAGGTGACCTTGTGAAAGTATTCTCTTATTCTAAGCAAGAGGATAAAGAAGGAAAAACAAATATTGCTACAAACACATTGGACAAAAATTTTAATACTGTTTGGGCTGCCGACGATGACAGTGTACCAACAGGAGACTATAAATCTGATGGCGAATATGTTATTTATAATCTAAATGATGAATATAAACTTGATTTAATACAAATTGCTACAGATGATAAGGCTGACCCCTATGGATTACAAATTTGGGTTTCTACAACTGGAACAGATCCTTCAGATTTTACAATGGTACTACCAACTAGTGGAGACTTATTAATTACAACAACCACAGGTATTCGTGAAGCCTATGACCAATATGAAGTTTCTACAAATGCACGGTATGTGAAATTAATTGTTTTTGGAAGGTTTAATGGCACTGCTGACACAAGAAAAAGTCAATGGAGTAATATTTCAGAAATAGAATTTTACGGAACGTCTACAACACTATCTACCCATGATTTTTCAGTAAATAATATAATACTATTTCCAAATCCAGTAAGTAATGGTTTATTATATCTAAATAAACAGTCTATTGATTTTGATGAACTAACTATTTATAATGTTTCTGGGAAAACTATTTTAACAAAAAAACTTAATTCATCATTAAAAAAAGAAAGCATTGATATTTCTTCTATTTCGGAAGGTTTATATTTTGTAGAAGTTAAAAAAGGAAGTTTTAGATCCGTAAATAAAATTGTTGTTTCAAAACAATAA
- a CDS encoding glycoside hydrolase family 113 produces the protein MNRFKILIGVILLINQSCTTQTQKINGVSFVASRELISDKHTKPVVAINANYAAIMPFGFIRNLTDPEITFNTERQWIGERVFGAKQYIEELQEQSIKIMLKPQIWVRGGYFTGEINMQTEADWQTLEVSYSKFVLEYAKLAETKKVDVFCIGTELEKFVAHRPAYWNELIISIKKIYKGKLTYAANWNEYEKTTFWNQMDYIGIDAYFPVSDSKTPTIKECLEGWEMYKSNIHKFSIQYHKPILFTEFGYRSVDYSGKAPWKSDRDMGNINLEAQNNATHALFEAFWNEDWFAGGFVWKWHHNHEVAGGENNDRFTPQNKPVELLIKEHYNVFSK, from the coding sequence ATGAATAGATTTAAAATTTTAATAGGAGTCATCTTGTTGATTAATCAATCATGTACTACACAAACACAAAAGATTAATGGAGTGAGTTTTGTAGCTTCTAGAGAATTAATTTCTGACAAGCATACAAAACCTGTTGTTGCTATAAATGCAAATTATGCAGCTATCATGCCATTTGGTTTTATTAGAAATTTAACAGACCCAGAAATAACTTTTAATACTGAAAGGCAATGGATTGGTGAACGTGTTTTTGGTGCTAAACAGTATATAGAAGAGTTGCAAGAGCAATCTATTAAAATCATGCTTAAACCTCAGATTTGGGTGAGAGGAGGTTATTTTACAGGTGAAATAAATATGCAAACTGAGGCTGATTGGCAAACTTTGGAAGTTTCTTATTCTAAGTTTGTTTTAGAATATGCTAAACTGGCAGAAACTAAAAAAGTTGATGTTTTTTGTATTGGAACTGAACTTGAAAAATTTGTAGCGCATAGACCTGCGTACTGGAATGAATTAATAATAAGTATTAAGAAAATTTATAAAGGAAAATTGACTTATGCTGCTAATTGGAATGAATATGAAAAAACAACTTTTTGGAATCAAATGGATTATATTGGAATAGATGCTTATTTTCCAGTGAGTGATAGTAAAACACCAACAATTAAAGAGTGTTTAGAGGGCTGGGAAATGTATAAAAGTAATATTCACAAATTTTCAATTCAATATCATAAGCCTATTTTATTTACAGAGTTTGGCTATAGAAGTGTGGATTATTCAGGGAAAGCACCTTGGAAAAGTGATCGGGATATGGGTAATATAAATCTGGAAGCACAAAATAATGCTACACATGCTCTATTTGAAGCCTTTTGGAATGAAGATTGGTTTGCTGGAGGATTTGTATGGAAATGGCATCATAACCATGAAGTTGCTGGTGGTGAAAATAATGATAGGTTTACACCTCAAAACAAACCAGTGGAGCTACTAATAAAAGAACATTACAACGTGTTTTCAAAGTGA
- a CDS encoding NAD(P)/FAD-dependent oxidoreductase, with product MEHIVIIGNGISGVTAARHIRKLSDKKITIVSSETDYFFSRTALMYVYMGHMKFEHTQPYENWFWKKNNIELKKGYIKTVDSKNKILHFAKGKTLLYDKLIIATGSKPNKFGWPGQDLKGVMGMYHKQDLENLEKYAPNNKVCKRAVIVGGGLIGIEMAEMLHSRHIPVTFLVRENSFWNGVLPEQESAMINKEIIENGIDLRLSTNLKEIISDENGQVKSVIIDGTNEEIPCHVVGLTAGVSPNIDFLKNSDIELGRGVIVNRFLETNIPDIYAIGDCAEQKKGINQRKPIEAVWYTGRMMGETIAQTICGNHIQYNPGHWFNSAKFFDIEYQTYGWVWAQPKDNEARFYWESEKKCIHINYDKNTRQFIGINNFGLRMRHEFFDRVLKEKRSIDYVLEHLADANFNPEFYKLHEKDIVAKFNKENNTYIQLKKKSWKRIFKTS from the coding sequence ATGGAACACATTGTTATTATAGGAAATGGCATTTCTGGAGTTACCGCAGCAAGACACATTCGTAAACTTTCCGATAAAAAAATTACCATCGTTTCCTCCGAAACCGATTATTTCTTTTCGCGCACTGCATTAATGTATGTATATATGGGGCACATGAAATTTGAACATACGCAGCCCTATGAAAATTGGTTTTGGAAAAAAAATAATATTGAACTCAAAAAGGGCTATATAAAAACGGTTGACTCAAAAAATAAAATACTGCATTTTGCAAAAGGAAAAACATTGTTATATGACAAATTAATCATTGCTACTGGAAGTAAGCCTAATAAGTTTGGTTGGCCAGGACAGGATTTAAAAGGCGTTATGGGTATGTACCACAAACAAGATTTAGAAAACCTCGAAAAATATGCTCCTAATAATAAGGTTTGCAAACGAGCTGTAATAGTTGGTGGTGGGTTAATTGGTATTGAAATGGCAGAAATGTTACACTCCAGGCATATACCCGTTACTTTTTTAGTCCGTGAAAATAGTTTTTGGAACGGTGTTTTACCAGAACAAGAGTCCGCAATGATTAATAAAGAAATTATTGAAAATGGTATTGATTTACGATTGTCTACTAATTTAAAAGAAATTATTTCTGACGAAAACGGCCAAGTAAAATCTGTCATTATTGATGGAACAAATGAAGAAATTCCTTGTCATGTTGTAGGACTAACAGCTGGAGTTTCACCAAACATAGATTTCTTAAAAAATTCTGACATAGAACTTGGGAGAGGCGTAATAGTGAATCGCTTTTTAGAAACCAACATTCCTGATATTTATGCAATTGGCGATTGCGCCGAACAAAAGAAAGGCATTAACCAACGTAAGCCTATTGAAGCCGTTTGGTATACAGGCCGCATGATGGGAGAAACCATAGCACAAACTATTTGTGGCAACCATATTCAATATAATCCAGGGCATTGGTTTAACTCTGCAAAATTCTTCGATATTGAATATCAAACATATGGCTGGGTATGGGCACAACCTAAAGATAACGAAGCTCGATTTTACTGGGAGAGTGAAAAAAAATGTATTCATATCAATTATGATAAAAATACTCGCCAATTTATTGGTATTAATAATTTTGGTTTACGGATGCGTCACGAATTTTTTGATAGGGTTTTAAAAGAAAAACGTTCTATAGATTATGTTTTAGAACATTTGGCGGATGCAAATTTTAATCCTGAATTTTATAAACTTCATGAAAAGGACATTGTGGCAAAATTCAATAAAGAGAACAACACATATATTCAACTAAAAAAGAAAAGCTGGAAACGCATTTTTAAAACCTCATAA
- a CDS encoding 4Fe-4S binding protein — protein sequence MKNIQNIGLGLFLTGLAIFISLIFLGKYELTPKLFDEIISQKGIESELFINDLNENVVGKEFSSPFSFSSKITSAVKNANTIHEEKKEWHKKIWSKPHSFVYEIAKQAGTGVIKENKWLFWWLTFGLSILGALLYIIPNVIILGPPGIKNNGIYHKAATNRGWIGWSAFVFLVSFYLLLYFRPDYIVNWSYIVDPISLNLSGHLASQWFLYGFLYCTVMIVMAVRMYIKYRHNKYQILRTTSVLFFQIVFAFLIPEILVRFEKPWYDFKNAFPLDYDFFYSWNLNQLIDSGGLGLFILIWGIILTLVVVPIMVYFFGKRWYCSWVCGCGGLAETLGDPYRQLSDKSLNAWKLERWLVHGVLVFVLIMTGFTLYSYFSGAQMVIGIKTQTIQDIYGLLIGSFFAGVIGTGFYPIFGNRVWCRFGCPLAAYLGIVQRFKSRFRITTNGGQCISCGNCSTYCEQGIDVRAYAQKGENIIRASCVGCGICSAVCPRGVLKLENGPEEGRINPTDILLGNDVNLMDLVNRK from the coding sequence ATGAAAAACATTCAAAACATCGGACTTGGTTTATTTTTAACAGGTCTTGCTATCTTTATTTCACTTATATTTTTAGGGAAATATGAACTCACTCCAAAATTATTTGATGAAATAATATCTCAAAAGGGTATTGAAAGCGAACTTTTTATTAATGATTTAAATGAAAATGTGGTTGGAAAAGAATTTTCAAGTCCTTTTTCATTTTCATCAAAAATTACCTCAGCAGTTAAAAATGCCAATACAATTCATGAGGAAAAAAAGGAATGGCATAAAAAAATATGGAGTAAACCTCATAGTTTCGTTTATGAAATTGCAAAACAAGCTGGTACTGGAGTTATAAAAGAAAACAAATGGTTATTTTGGTGGCTTACTTTTGGCTTAAGTATTTTAGGTGCTTTATTATATATTATCCCAAATGTTATAATCTTAGGTCCACCAGGGATTAAAAACAATGGCATTTATCATAAAGCTGCTACCAATAGAGGATGGATTGGTTGGTCCGCTTTTGTGTTTTTAGTTAGCTTTTATTTGCTATTATATTTTCGTCCTGATTACATTGTTAATTGGAGCTATATTGTAGACCCTATTAGTTTAAATTTAAGTGGTCATTTAGCAAGTCAATGGTTTTTGTATGGCTTTTTATATTGCACCGTCATGATTGTCATGGCAGTACGAATGTACATAAAGTACCGACATAATAAATACCAAATATTACGAACAACCTCAGTACTGTTTTTTCAAATTGTATTTGCATTTTTAATTCCTGAAATCCTTGTTCGTTTTGAAAAACCATGGTATGATTTTAAAAATGCATTTCCATTAGATTACGATTTCTTTTACAGTTGGAATTTAAATCAATTAATTGACAGCGGTGGATTGGGACTCTTTATTTTAATTTGGGGTATTATTTTAACTTTAGTAGTTGTTCCTATTATGGTTTATTTCTTTGGAAAACGCTGGTACTGTTCTTGGGTTTGTGGTTGTGGTGGTTTAGCTGAAACCTTAGGTGACCCTTACAGACAATTGTCTGATAAATCATTAAATGCCTGGAAACTGGAACGCTGGTTGGTTCATGGTGTATTGGTATTTGTATTAATCATGACAGGGTTTACATTATATTCTTATTTTTCTGGAGCGCAAATGGTTATAGGTATTAAAACCCAAACCATCCAAGATATTTATGGCCTTTTAATCGGTTCCTTTTTTGCTGGCGTTATTGGCACAGGCTTCTATCCTATTTTTGGAAATCGCGTTTGGTGCCGTTTCGGTTGTCCTCTTGCTGCTTATTTAGGTATTGTACAACGATTTAAATCACGATTCAGAATTACCACAAATGGAGGACAATGTATTTCCTGCGGTAATTGTTCAACGTATTGTGAACAAGGTATAGACGTGCGTGCTTATGCCCAAAAAGGTGAAAATATTATACGCGCTAGCTGTGTTGGCTGTGGTATCTGTAGCGCTGTTTGCCCAAGAGGTGTTTTAAAATTAGAAAATGGCCCTGAAGAAGGTCGTATTAATCCAACCGATATTTTATTAGGAAATGATGTAAATTTAATGGATTTGGTGAATAGAAAGTAG
- a CDS encoding glycosyltransferase family 2 protein, producing the protein MTKIKVIIPAYNEADSIALVIQDIPKNVDEIIVISNNSSDNTEINAKNAGATVLTEINKGYGYACLKGLAYIANQKEKPDIVVFLDGDYSDYPQELTKIVSPIIHNNVDFVIGARTKKLREAGSMTIPQIFGNWLATNLMRLFFNAKFTDLGPFRAIKYNKLLNLSMTDKTYGWTVEMQLKVLKHKMTYTEIPVNYRNRIGVSKVSGTIKGAIFAGIKILGWIFKYSIKK; encoded by the coding sequence ATGACCAAAATAAAAGTCATCATTCCTGCATATAATGAAGCAGACTCTATAGCGCTTGTAATTCAAGATATCCCAAAAAATGTTGATGAAATAATTGTTATCAGTAATAATTCCTCCGATAACACTGAAATAAATGCAAAAAATGCTGGGGCAACTGTTTTAACAGAAATCAACAAAGGATATGGTTATGCTTGTTTAAAAGGCCTAGCATACATAGCGAACCAAAAAGAAAAACCAGACATTGTAGTTTTTTTAGATGGTGATTATAGCGATTACCCACAAGAATTAACTAAAATTGTGTCCCCCATTATTCATAATAATGTAGATTTTGTAATTGGTGCAAGAACTAAAAAACTACGTGAAGCTGGCTCCATGACAATTCCTCAAATTTTCGGAAATTGGTTAGCTACCAATTTAATGCGTTTATTTTTCAATGCTAAATTTACAGACCTTGGTCCTTTTAGAGCAATAAAATACAACAAACTATTAAATCTCAGCATGACAGACAAAACCTATGGGTGGACTGTAGAGATGCAACTAAAGGTCTTAAAACACAAAATGACATACACCGAAATACCCGTAAATTATAGAAACAGAATTGGGGTGTCAAAAGTATCAGGAACTATAAAAGGTGCTATATTTGCAGGCATAAAGATATTGGGTTGGATTTTTAAATACAGCATTAAGAAATGA